From the genome of Methylomonas sp. UP202, one region includes:
- a CDS encoding DUF1566 domain-containing protein, translating to MLLKQPLLAASLLMSAASFNANASVTDTIDTSDWVPICACFTAYAPNVETVEIQNSVSYIGAGNVGLLYSGGGNITWTRGNLFETLYDANHDLVSQIASVTPSYYDPSMGWKTIDAGDFDTSAGTMTWWGANAFVGYLNSINYGGSSQWRLPSAGSNPQNGSNPTDSEFLQLYYSLYYSDLGRNHFDLTFRWSKYWTGTEYAPDPNSAWTFDRYVASQYNNDKSNMFYAWVVSPGQVAAVPIPGAVWLFGSGLVGLLSLKRRGHVR from the coding sequence ATGCTTTTGAAACAACCATTATTGGCTGCCAGTCTACTGATGAGTGCTGCTAGCTTCAACGCCAACGCCTCAGTTACCGATACTATTGATACAAGCGACTGGGTTCCAATTTGCGCCTGCTTTACCGCCTATGCCCCGAACGTCGAGACCGTAGAGATCCAAAATTCGGTCAGCTACATCGGCGCAGGCAACGTCGGCTTGCTTTACAGCGGCGGCGGCAACATCACCTGGACCCGGGGCAACCTATTCGAAACCCTTTACGACGCCAACCACGATTTGGTCAGCCAAATTGCCAGTGTTACCCCAAGCTATTACGATCCATCCATGGGTTGGAAGACTATTGACGCGGGCGATTTCGACACCTCGGCTGGCACAATGACCTGGTGGGGTGCCAACGCCTTCGTCGGGTACCTAAATAGCATCAACTATGGTGGCAGTAGCCAATGGCGCTTGCCGAGTGCAGGCAGTAATCCGCAAAACGGATCCAACCCAACCGACAGTGAATTCCTCCAATTGTACTACAGCTTGTACTACAGCGATCTGGGCAGGAATCATTTTGACCTCACCTTCAGATGGAGTAAGTACTGGACTGGTACGGAATATGCGCCCGATCCCAATAGTGCGTGGACCTTCGATCGCTACGTTGCCAGCCAGTACAACAACGATAAGTCAAACATGTTCTACGCATGGGTAGTCAGCCCCGGACAAGTGGCCGCCGTGCCGATACCGGGCGCCGTTTGGCTGTTTGGGTCTGGACTGGTGGGATTGCTGAGCCTGAAACGACGCGGGCACGTTAGGTAA
- a CDS encoding ABC transporter ATP-binding protein: MSSTIAALSWPLARLGEGIEQLARGANLLATGPRNPLTATSPPQHRAELGTWIEWAGERLGLEAEPIESFVPQVAEWLRDIGPAILQIDIAGEARCLFLLRSRFGGLQVLGPDLQWSTCSVAGLRNALCADFEAPLQAEIEGLLALADVPERRRKAVKALLLDQRLATQKIENCWLLRQLATANLRGQLAESGLPRRALGLLVALAVVYALEIAGWRLIGAAALNGRLDFGWLSAWGLAVFSLIPLHWISGWLDAGFALDVGILLKKRMLAGALRLDLEAVKQQGSGQLLGRVMESQALESLSLNGGFSTLIGLVEWLFAAWILSAGVAGFGHLLMLSGWTVLALWLTGRYLRRLKHTTFQRMTMTEQLVERMVGHRTCLAQESPERRDADDDSLLNDYLLSASETDAALIPLIGSLARGWLVLALLGLSPAFVSGDTASIGLAISLGGILLAGRAFSNVATGLAVLARAFIAWQQVAVLFHAAYREPPCQPFLSAADLRGAVGASGSGKLVDASDLSYRYRSGGEPVLRGVDLTIRRGERCLLEGPSGGGKSTLAALLVGLRQPESGLLLLNGLDRYTLGDNWHKLAGEAPQFHENHILTGTLAFNLLMGRHWPADKPDLLEAEELCIALGLEPLLQRMPSGIHQRVGETGWQLSHGERSRIFLARALLRNTALTVLDESFAALDPETMEQCLSCALARADTLLVIAHP; the protein is encoded by the coding sequence GTGAGTTCGACAATTGCCGCGCTGAGTTGGCCGCTCGCCCGATTGGGGGAGGGTATCGAACAACTCGCGCGCGGTGCCAACTTACTGGCCACCGGCCCTCGGAATCCGCTCACCGCTACTTCACCTCCGCAGCACCGGGCCGAGCTCGGAACTTGGATCGAGTGGGCCGGCGAACGCTTGGGTTTGGAAGCCGAACCGATCGAGAGTTTCGTTCCCCAGGTCGCTGAGTGGTTGCGCGACATCGGGCCGGCTATCTTACAAATCGATATTGCCGGGGAAGCGCGCTGCCTGTTTTTATTGCGGTCGCGCTTTGGCGGTCTGCAAGTGTTGGGGCCGGATTTACAATGGTCGACGTGCTCGGTTGCCGGTTTGCGCAATGCGTTGTGCGCGGATTTCGAAGCGCCGTTGCAAGCGGAAATCGAAGGCTTGCTGGCCTTAGCCGACGTGCCGGAACGACGGCGGAAGGCTGTAAAGGCATTGCTACTGGACCAGCGCCTGGCAACCCAAAAGATTGAAAACTGCTGGTTGTTGCGTCAGCTGGCGACGGCCAATCTGCGCGGCCAATTGGCCGAATCGGGTTTGCCGAGACGGGCATTGGGCTTGCTGGTCGCGCTAGCGGTGGTCTATGCGCTGGAAATTGCCGGCTGGCGTTTGATTGGCGCAGCGGCGTTGAACGGTCGGCTGGATTTCGGTTGGCTGTCGGCTTGGGGTTTGGCGGTGTTCTCGCTAATTCCGCTGCATTGGATCAGCGGCTGGCTCGACGCCGGCTTTGCATTGGACGTTGGAATTTTGCTGAAGAAGCGCATGCTTGCCGGTGCGTTGCGCTTGGATCTGGAAGCGGTCAAACAGCAGGGTAGCGGACAATTGCTGGGAAGGGTCATGGAATCGCAGGCCTTGGAGTCCTTGTCGCTGAACGGCGGATTTTCGACGTTGATCGGCCTGGTCGAGTGGCTGTTCGCCGCATGGATCTTGAGCGCCGGCGTCGCAGGCTTCGGCCACTTGTTGATGCTGTCCGGCTGGACTGTGTTGGCCTTGTGGCTGACCGGACGCTATCTGCGCCGGCTGAAACACACCACCTTTCAGCGGATGACCATGACCGAGCAGTTGGTCGAGCGCATGGTCGGTCATCGTACCTGTCTGGCCCAGGAATCGCCCGAACGCCGCGATGCCGACGATGACAGCCTGCTCAACGACTATTTGCTTAGCGCCAGCGAAACCGACGCCGCGCTAATACCGCTGATCGGCTCGCTGGCAAGGGGCTGGCTGGTGCTGGCCTTGCTGGGTCTGTCGCCGGCTTTCGTCAGCGGCGATACCGCATCGATCGGTTTGGCGATCAGTTTGGGCGGCATTTTATTGGCCGGCCGGGCTTTCTCGAACGTCGCAACCGGCTTGGCGGTGCTTGCCAGGGCCTTTATTGCCTGGCAACAGGTGGCGGTTTTGTTTCATGCTGCCTATCGAGAGCCGCCCTGCCAGCCGTTTTTATCGGCCGCCGATTTGCGCGGCGCAGTCGGTGCCTCCGGCTCTGGCAAACTGGTGGATGCCAGCGATTTGAGCTATCGGTATAGATCGGGCGGCGAGCCGGTCTTACGCGGTGTCGATCTGACGATTCGGCGCGGCGAACGCTGCTTGCTCGAAGGTCCTTCCGGCGGTGGAAAATCGACCTTGGCGGCCTTGCTGGTCGGATTACGCCAACCGGAGTCCGGATTGTTGCTACTGAACGGCTTGGACCGATATACCTTGGGTGATAACTGGCACAAGCTGGCCGGCGAGGCGCCGCAATTTCACGAGAACCACATCCTGACCGGCACGCTGGCTTTCAACCTACTGATGGGCCGCCATTGGCCGGCCGACAAGCCGGATCTTCTGGAGGCCGAGGAATTGTGTATCGCGTTGGGGCTGGAACCCTTGTTGCAGCGCATGCCGTCCGGCATTCATCAGCGGGTCGGCGAAACCGGTTGGCAACTTTCCCACGGCGAACGGAGCCGGATTTTCCTGGCGCGCGCGTTGCTGCGGAACACCGCATTGACGGTATTGGACGAGAGTTTCGCGGCACTCGATCCGGAGACGATGGAACAATGCTTGAGTTGCGCGCTCGCCAGAGCCGACACCTTGTTGGTGATTGCTCATCCTTGA
- a CDS encoding ATP-binding cassette domain-containing protein: MSWFGGRCWLVPEVVQTSAMDCGPAALKSLLEGFRIPVSYGRLREACQTNVDGTSIDMLELVANRLGLQAEQVMVPVDHVFLSEAAVLPAMVVAHRADGSTHFVVVWRRHGDWLQVMDPAVGRRWLRCKSFAEEILQHKLPVSADNWRAWAASAEFVNPLRQRLAALGAGRAVVDEIIDHAEQDPDWLGFAKLDAGLRLVSTLQSVGGIGAGAVAVRLLRTVLGAVSSQDLTRTVPAAYWSVAPYDAGTDEVLLLLHGAVLLQIRGRQPALEAEPPVQDALEAELTTALNQRPVNPERTIFNLLKADGLLSPLALLGALSVAVAAVLLETLLFRGVFDIAWELKAAEQRLGALCSLLVFVTLLLSIEVPIAMETLRYGRHLEIQLRMALLRKLPRLPDRYFQSRPVSDMAERSHAIALTRQIPGLAIQFMQTLCDLCLTLIGILLLDRAGFAWAALAAGLAVAVPLIGQAWLNERDLRVRNHTGAMIGFYLDALLGLVPIRTHRAEPAVRREHEGLLVDWALASRGLIRSALTIEAVQGAASLSAIGVMLCQHFIRTGSVTGSDLLLVYWALKLPALGQKLTTLAHQYPAQRNSLLRLLEPLATPEEADDPEVSPSFDTRDAVVGSRPRSASEVVGGEGSPFGSAQGKHFGSAQGEDSMSGGSFGLADGALSGNESGISLDGHFIYGVGRPGKRRFGKARRRADASRPSFARLGGEHPGINKRGPDKIRTHRLGGFTRPSAIRISEGRLVAAGHDILLNVDLSIAPGEHIAIVGPSGAGKSSLVGLLLGWHRLAAGRLLVDGKPLSGKYLAALRRQTAWLDPAVQLWNRSFLENLTFGVQHGGFGRIGEAIDAATLRPVLQNLPAGLQAHLGESGALLSGGEGQRVRLARALMQTQVRLALLDEPFRGMDRVQRRQLLMEARQWWRDATLLCVTHDVEETLNFERVLVVENGAIVEDAAPRVLAGRDSRYREMLNSERRLHDRLWQGKHWRRLAVANRRLSSDRAGSSV; encoded by the coding sequence ATGAGCTGGTTCGGAGGGCGGTGTTGGCTGGTGCCGGAGGTGGTACAAACCTCGGCGATGGATTGCGGGCCGGCGGCGCTGAAATCCCTGCTCGAAGGGTTTCGAATTCCGGTCAGTTACGGGCGCTTGCGGGAAGCCTGCCAAACTAATGTGGACGGCACTTCGATCGACATGTTGGAACTGGTCGCCAATCGCTTGGGCCTGCAAGCCGAGCAAGTGATGGTGCCGGTCGATCATGTGTTTTTGTCCGAGGCCGCCGTCTTGCCGGCGATGGTTGTCGCGCATCGGGCCGACGGATCGACGCACTTTGTCGTCGTTTGGCGCCGGCACGGCGATTGGCTGCAAGTGATGGACCCGGCGGTGGGCCGGCGCTGGCTGCGTTGCAAGTCATTCGCCGAGGAGATATTGCAGCATAAACTGCCGGTTTCGGCGGACAACTGGCGGGCTTGGGCCGCCTCCGCGGAATTTGTGAATCCACTCAGACAGCGCCTGGCCGCGCTTGGGGCCGGAAGGGCAGTGGTCGATGAGATCATAGACCACGCGGAACAAGACCCCGATTGGTTAGGTTTCGCCAAATTGGACGCCGGTTTGCGGCTGGTGTCCACACTGCAATCCGTCGGCGGTATTGGTGCCGGCGCGGTGGCGGTTCGTTTGCTGAGGACCGTGCTCGGTGCGGTTTCCAGCCAGGATTTAACCCGTACCGTTCCGGCGGCGTATTGGTCGGTGGCGCCGTACGATGCGGGGACCGACGAAGTCCTATTGCTGCTGCACGGCGCGGTGTTGTTGCAAATCCGAGGTCGGCAACCCGCGTTGGAAGCCGAACCGCCGGTGCAAGATGCGCTGGAAGCCGAATTGACAACCGCGCTGAATCAGCGCCCCGTGAATCCGGAACGGACTATTTTCAACTTGTTGAAAGCCGACGGCTTGCTGTCGCCGCTAGCCTTGCTGGGGGCCTTGAGCGTGGCGGTGGCCGCGGTACTGCTGGAGACCTTGTTGTTCCGGGGCGTGTTCGATATTGCCTGGGAACTGAAAGCCGCCGAACAACGTCTGGGGGCGTTATGTAGCTTATTGGTCTTTGTCACGTTGCTGTTGTCGATCGAAGTGCCGATTGCGATGGAAACGCTACGTTACGGCCGGCATCTGGAAATTCAACTGCGTATGGCATTGCTGCGTAAACTGCCGCGTTTACCCGATCGTTATTTTCAAAGTCGGCCGGTGTCCGACATGGCCGAACGCAGCCACGCCATTGCGCTAACCCGACAGATTCCGGGCTTGGCGATTCAATTCATGCAAACCCTGTGCGACTTATGCTTGACGTTGATCGGCATTCTATTGCTGGATCGCGCCGGATTCGCTTGGGCGGCGCTCGCCGCGGGGCTGGCGGTGGCAGTGCCTTTAATTGGTCAAGCCTGGTTGAACGAGCGCGATTTACGGGTGCGCAATCACACCGGCGCAATGATCGGCTTTTATCTCGACGCCTTGCTGGGCTTGGTGCCGATACGCACTCACCGAGCCGAACCGGCGGTGCGCCGCGAACATGAAGGACTGTTGGTGGATTGGGCGCTCGCCAGTCGCGGTTTAATTCGTTCGGCGTTGACGATAGAAGCGGTGCAGGGAGCGGCCAGTTTGAGCGCGATCGGCGTGATGCTGTGCCAACATTTTATTCGGACCGGCAGCGTCACCGGTTCTGACCTGTTGTTGGTATATTGGGCTTTGAAATTGCCGGCGCTGGGGCAAAAATTGACGACGCTGGCGCATCAATATCCGGCCCAGCGCAACAGTCTGTTGCGTTTGCTGGAGCCGTTAGCCACGCCGGAAGAAGCGGATGATCCGGAAGTGTCGCCGTCGTTCGATACCCGCGATGCCGTGGTCGGCTCGCGGCCGCGGTCGGCGAGTGAGGTTGTTGGCGGCGAGGGCAGCCCCTTCGGCTCCGCTCAGGGCAAGCACTTCGGCTCCGCTCAGGGCGAGGACTCCATGTCGGGAGGGTCGTTTGGTTTGGCGGACGGCGCGCTTTCGGGTAACGAATCGGGCATTTCGCTTGATGGACACTTCATTTACGGTGTCGGCCGGCCGGGCAAACGCCGATTTGGCAAGGCGCGGAGGAGGGCGGACGCATCCCGGCCTTCCTTCGCCAGACTTGGGGGCGAGCATCCCGGAATCAACAAGCGGGGCCCCGACAAAATTCGGACGCATCGGCTAGGCGGCTTTACGCGGCCGTCCGCCATCCGCATCAGCGAAGGCCGCCTAGTTGCCGCAGGCCACGATATCTTGCTGAATGTCGATTTAAGCATCGCTCCCGGCGAGCATATCGCGATAGTCGGTCCTTCCGGCGCCGGTAAGTCCAGTTTGGTCGGTTTGTTGTTGGGCTGGCACCGATTGGCGGCCGGCAGGTTGTTGGTCGACGGCAAGCCGTTGAGCGGCAAGTATCTTGCCGCGTTGCGCCGGCAAACCGCCTGGCTGGACCCGGCCGTGCAACTTTGGAACCGTTCGTTTTTGGAAAACCTCACTTTCGGTGTCCAGCATGGCGGATTCGGCCGGATAGGCGAGGCCATCGACGCGGCGACCTTGCGCCCGGTGTTGCAAAACTTGCCGGCCGGCTTGCAGGCTCACTTGGGCGAAAGCGGCGCCTTGCTGTCCGGCGGCGAAGGCCAGCGCGTGCGGCTAGCCAGAGCGTTGATGCAAACCCAGGTGCGGCTGGCCTTGCTGGACGAACCGTTTCGCGGCATGGACCGCGTTCAGCGCCGACAATTGCTGATGGAAGCCCGACAATGGTGGCGTGACGCGACGCTGTTGTGCGTGACGCACGATGTCGAGGAAACCCTGAATTTCGAGCGGGTGTTGGTCGTCGAAAACGGTGCCATCGTCGAGGACGCCGCGCCAAGGGTCCTGGCCGGCCGAGACAGCCGGTATCGCGAGATGTTGAACAGCGAACGCCGTCTGCACGATCGGCTTTGGCAAGGCAAGCATTGGCGGCGTTTGGCTGTAGCTAACCGGCGCTTGTCGAGCGATCGGGCAGGGAGCTCGGTGTGA
- a CDS encoding HlyD family efflux transporter periplasmic adaptor subunit, giving the protein MPTRFSRTTRSLARDSARHAILVWSLAGVLLVAWLFWFCMARLTIYEISSQARLEVNRSVHPIAAPVAGKIVSIDFSLGQQVEAGQVLATLDTVSETLRLQEEQARLTALPPQIQALHKQIEALEQSRLDDQQAALAAIDSARSRQREANAAVSFAKDYERRLSELKGAGKGALIDTLRAGTEVQKLSSARSALSADIQRLQMDAQTHSHQKLAEIEELKQDAAKLSGEQATCRITIDRLREEIEKHRIRAPAAGQIGDIAPLQVGGYVAIGDKLGSVVPHSELRIVADFPPAAVIGRIKPGQAATMRLDGFPWAQFGTLAAKVSTVASEIRDNRVRVEFAPEQAANTAIVLQHGLPGSIEVVIEQLSPALLVLRKAGQLFDDGIRQPHSSAGAPES; this is encoded by the coding sequence TTGCCTACCCGTTTCTCTCGCACCACCCGTTCCCTGGCGCGCGATTCCGCGCGGCATGCCATTCTCGTCTGGTCGCTGGCAGGCGTTTTGCTGGTGGCTTGGCTGTTCTGGTTTTGCATGGCGCGATTGACAATTTACGAGATCAGCTCGCAAGCCCGTCTCGAGGTCAATCGCTCGGTACATCCGATCGCTGCACCGGTCGCCGGCAAAATCGTCTCGATCGACTTTTCGTTAGGTCAGCAAGTCGAGGCCGGTCAGGTGTTGGCAACATTGGACACGGTCAGTGAAACCTTGCGTTTGCAAGAAGAACAGGCAAGATTGACGGCCTTGCCGCCGCAAATACAGGCATTGCATAAGCAAATCGAGGCATTGGAGCAGTCCAGGCTGGACGACCAGCAAGCGGCGTTGGCGGCTATCGACAGCGCTCGCTCCCGGCAGCGCGAGGCTAACGCGGCGGTGTCGTTCGCCAAGGACTACGAGCGGCGCTTGAGCGAGTTGAAGGGAGCCGGCAAGGGCGCTTTGATCGATACACTCCGGGCCGGCACCGAAGTGCAAAAACTCAGTTCCGCCCGCTCCGCGCTGTCCGCCGACATTCAGCGCTTGCAAATGGATGCACAAACCCATTCCCACCAAAAACTGGCCGAAATCGAAGAGTTAAAACAGGATGCCGCTAAATTGAGCGGTGAACAAGCAACCTGCCGCATCACGATAGACCGCTTACGCGAAGAGATCGAAAAACATCGGATCCGCGCGCCGGCCGCCGGGCAAATCGGCGATATCGCGCCGTTGCAAGTCGGCGGCTATGTGGCGATCGGCGACAAGCTGGGTTCGGTGGTGCCGCACAGCGAACTGCGTATCGTCGCCGATTTTCCGCCGGCGGCGGTAATCGGGCGAATTAAGCCCGGCCAAGCCGCCACGATGCGGCTGGACGGTTTTCCGTGGGCGCAATTCGGCACGCTGGCGGCGAAAGTGAGCACCGTTGCTTCGGAGATTCGCGACAACCGAGTGCGGGTCGAATTCGCGCCCGAGCAGGCGGCGAACACGGCCATCGTGTTGCAACACGGTCTGCCGGGCTCCATCGAAGTCGTCATCGAACAACTCAGCCCGGCGCTACTGGTATTGCGCAAGGCCGGACAATTGTTTGACGACGGCATTCGCCAACCGCATTCGTCCGCCGGTGCGCCCGAGTCATGA
- a CDS encoding septal ring lytic transglycosylase RlpA family protein — MLRRCVLAITVLAFAGCSLLPDLDESDDSANRPAGSGARYNRPYRVKGKTYVPLQSAVGYKEQGRASWYGAESGPRTASGIRFDPRGLTAAHKTLPIPCKVRVTNLRNGRQVDVVITDRGPFSPDRLIDLSKAAAERIGMRGTAEVTIEYLGG; from the coding sequence ATGTTGCGACGCTGCGTATTAGCCATAACGGTACTGGCGTTCGCCGGTTGTTCGCTATTGCCCGATTTGGACGAAAGCGATGATAGCGCGAACAGGCCGGCCGGTAGTGGTGCCCGCTACAACAGGCCCTATCGGGTTAAGGGTAAAACCTATGTACCGTTGCAAAGCGCGGTGGGTTATAAGGAACAGGGCAGGGCGTCCTGGTACGGCGCCGAATCCGGCCCGCGGACCGCGAGCGGGATACGCTTCGATCCGCGCGGCTTGACGGCCGCGCACAAGACCTTGCCGATACCTTGCAAGGTTAGAGTTACTAATCTGCGTAACGGTCGCCAGGTTGACGTGGTGATCACCGATCGGGGACCGTTTTCTCCCGACCGGTTAATCGATTTGTCCAAGGCGGCGGCCGAGCGAATCGGCATGCGCGGTACCGCTGAGGTCACTATCGAGTATTTGGGCGGATAG
- a CDS encoding glycine zipper family protein, whose protein sequence is MTLRSFSCLIIVALGASGCATQTGWTPTVDTYNDRNSYRLNQDMQECRQLAEQASGGTAKEAAIGAGVGGLIGAAGGAALGAIIGNPGTGAAVGAAAGGIGGGAKQGIQSEDRFKNAYNSCLRQRGHTVVN, encoded by the coding sequence ATGACATTACGTTCGTTTTCGTGCTTGATCATCGTCGCGCTCGGCGCGTCCGGCTGCGCTACCCAAACCGGATGGACCCCGACCGTCGATACCTATAACGACCGGAACAGCTATCGTCTGAATCAAGACATGCAGGAATGCCGGCAACTTGCCGAACAAGCCTCTGGCGGTACCGCCAAGGAAGCCGCGATCGGCGCCGGCGTCGGTGGTTTAATCGGTGCCGCGGGCGGCGCGGCCTTGGGTGCGATTATCGGAAATCCGGGTACCGGAGCGGCGGTAGGCGCGGCGGCGGGCGGTATCGGCGGCGGCGCCAAGCAAGGCATCCAATCCGAAGACCGCTTCAAAAATGCTTACAACAGTTGTTTGCGGCAGCGTGGACACACTGTTGTCAACTAA
- a CDS encoding TIGR00730 family Rossman fold protein translates to MSFRSLCVYCGSSPGRLPVYTASANALAEAMVRRGIRLIYGGAGIGIMGAVADRVLALGGEAVGVIPKALAHKEVAHAGLTELYVTASMHERKTRMAELADGFVALPGGIGTLEELFEIWTWAQLGFHRKPCGLLNVAGYYDGLLGFLDHVRAEQFVKPEQRELLMVAGDPETLLTRYAAYQAPPTKQWLANDET, encoded by the coding sequence ATGTCCTTTCGCAGTCTTTGTGTCTATTGCGGTTCCAGTCCGGGCCGCTTACCGGTCTATACCGCCTCGGCCAACGCGCTGGCCGAGGCGATGGTGCGGCGGGGCATTCGCTTGATTTACGGTGGCGCCGGCATCGGCATCATGGGAGCGGTGGCGGATCGGGTCCTGGCGCTGGGCGGCGAAGCGGTCGGCGTGATTCCCAAGGCACTGGCTCATAAGGAAGTCGCGCACGCCGGCTTGACTGAGCTTTACGTGACCGCGTCGATGCATGAACGCAAGACCCGGATGGCGGAATTGGCCGACGGCTTCGTCGCGTTACCGGGCGGTATCGGTACCTTGGAAGAATTGTTCGAAATCTGGACCTGGGCGCAATTGGGTTTTCACCGCAAACCTTGCGGTTTATTGAACGTCGCCGGTTATTACGACGGTCTGCTCGGGTTTCTGGATCATGTTCGCGCCGAACAATTCGTCAAGCCCGAGCAACGAGAGTTGTTGATGGTCGCCGGCGATCCCGAAACGCTGTTGACGCGCTATGCCGCGTATCAAGCCCCACCGACCAAGCAGTGGCTGGCGAATGACGAGACCTGA